Proteins from a genomic interval of Rhipicephalus microplus isolate Deutch F79 chromosome 6, USDA_Rmic, whole genome shotgun sequence:
- the LOC142764882 gene encoding uncharacterized protein LOC142764882, which translates to MHQERSSSRLTRTPTAVTRRLPLDPNVFMHSMSTLPRRASISPSCLDWKQEKLTRALLELESGSRPHASSIADPTEVELVSATQPTFERETSGGLPFHALAASNQLAIRIASVVVALLLLLAVLVYLNLSAIHRR; encoded by the exons ATGCATCAAGAGAGGTCGAGCAGCCGGCTAACGCGAACACCGACGGCAGTCACAAGGAGACTGCCCTTAGACCCGAACGTCTTCATGCACAGCATGTCGACACTACCTCGCCGTGCGAGTATCTCGCCTTCCTGTTTGGACTGGAAGCAAGAGAAGCTGACCAGGGCCCTCCTTGAACTCGAATCAGGCAGCCGTCCACACGCCTCGTCCATCGCTGACCCGACGGAAGTTGAATTGGTATCAG CGACCCAGCCAACGTTCGAACGCGAAACCAGTGGTGGCTTGCCCTTCCACGCTTTGGCGGCGTCCAACCAGCTGGCCATCCGCATAGCGAGCGTAGTTGTCGCCCTGCTCCTACTCCTCGCGGTGCTCGTCTACCTCAACCTGAGCGCCATACACCGGCGTTGA